The following coding sequences are from one Musa acuminata AAA Group cultivar baxijiao chromosome BXJ2-4, Cavendish_Baxijiao_AAA, whole genome shotgun sequence window:
- the LOC135610281 gene encoding MDIS1-interacting receptor like kinase 2-like — protein sequence MASQLHNWRLLSTTLLLLLLSLHLVSVAASLGSQARTLLHWKSTLDGRQFLESWNLSSNPCNWTGVTCNLTHRGRPVITDISLQSMSLQGTLDALNFSTLRSLVSLDLPYNQLDGIIPPTISVLSNLVYLDLIGNRFTGKLPVEIGSMKALQFLYLNKNQLSGSVPPSLSNLTGLLHLHLRDNKFTGFIPEELGRLQKLEYLTLGKNQLSGFIPPSFGNLTNLYHLSLYINRLSGRLPPELSNITGLTAILMSDNFFSGDLLPNICRGRILQYLALSNNRLRGQLPETLKNCTGLLRVRLEHNQLTGDVSQHLGVYPHLSYMDLSFNRLSGALSPEWGRWDNLTFLAISNNNITGTIPPEFGKLKGLRGLDLSSNYIQGEIPKSLDRLPHLYKLNLSCNRLGGEVRIEFGRMPDLEILDLSVNSLTGRIPSQIGNCLKLRSLKLNGNKFGGGIPPEISSLEYLQDALDISHNSLTGEIPSQFSKFTMLQILNLSHNNLSGGLPSSLSALISLLIIDVSYNELEGAVPESPVFRKAPAKWFVHNKGLCGVVKGLPPCVSYTARKDDGSKHHRAIISAIIASVFVLFILVFLGAFLLFQKTKKHSMPYEENGTKEGIAFCVFNFDGRYAYKDIVAATEDFNEKYCIGSGAYGSVYRAELASGQMLAVKKIHLQEDETTSNEQSFQNEIHTLSQIRHRNIVKLYGFCSSARHKFLVYEYMERGSLGSLLRSEAAAAELDWVKRVNIVKDVARALSYMHHDCDQPIVHRDITTNNILLDSELKACVSDFGIARLLKPDSSNWSMLAGTYGYLAPELAYAMRVTTKCDVYSFGVVTLELLIGGHGEELVSVLSSPSSPKNTLVKDVLDQRPSLPTTEVADEVAAVFMLALCCVEHDPESRPTMKQVFGTLSTLDTPPSLPSLDVLKLSDLMNAKI from the exons ATGGCATCCCAGCTGCACAACTGGCGGCTCCTCTCCACCACTCTCCTCCTACTGCTTCTCTCTCTTCATCTTGTCTCAGTGGCAGCTTCACTCGGATCACAAGCGAGAACCCTACTCCACTGGAAGTCCACCCTTGACGGCCGGCAATTCCTTGAATCCTGGAATCTCAGCTCTAATCCGTGCAATTGGACTGGAGTTACGTGCAACCTTACGCACAGAGGCCGCCCCGTCATCACCGACATATCCCTGCAGAGTATGAGCTTGCAAGGGACACTCGATGCTCTCAACTTCTCAACGCTGAGATCACTCGTCAGTCTCGACCTCCCTTACAATCAGCTCGATGGCATCATTCCTCCAACCATCTCGGTTCTCTCCAACCTTGTATATCTTGATCTCATAGGCAACCGGTTCACGGGCAAACTCCCGGTCGAGATCGGCTCCATGAAGGCGCTCCAGTTCCTATATCTCAATAAGAATCAGTTAAGTGGTTCTGTCCCTCCATCCTTGAGCAATCTTACCGGGCTTCTGCACTTGCATCTACGAGATAATAAGTTTACAGGTTTCATACCTGAGGAGCTTGGAAGACTTCAGAAGTTGGAGTATCTCACACTTGGGAAGAACCAACTCTCTGGCTTCATCCCTCCCAGTTTTGGGAACTTAACGAATCTATACCACTTGTCTCTCTATATAAATCGGTTGTCTGGTCGATTGCCTCCCGAGTTGAGCAACATCACAGGTTTGACAGCGATTCTTATGTCAGACAACTTCTTCTCCGGTGACTTGCTTCCAAACATATGCAGAGGAAGAATCCTACAGTATCTCGCACTGAGCAACAACAGATTAAGAGGTCAACTTCCCGAGACCTTAAAGAACTGTACGGGATTGCTCAGAGTCCGTCTCGAGCATAACCAACTCACGGGGGATGTATCACAACATCTTGGAGTGTAtccacatctttcttatatggaTTTAAGCTTCAATCGGCTATCAGGTGCACTCTCACCGGAATGGGGAAGATGGGACAATCTCACCTTCCTGGCAATCTCAAATAACAACATCACCGGAACCATTCCACCAGAATTCGGCAAGCTAAAAGGACTACGAGGACTGGACCTTTCTTCCAACTACATACAGGGGGAGATTCCAAAGAGCTTGGACAGGCTACCTCATCTCTACAAGCTGAACCTGAGCTGCAATCGACTCGGCGGAGAGGTACGAATAGAGTTTGGAAGGATGCCCGACCTTGAAATCCTTGATCTATCAGTTAACAGCTTGACAGGAAGAATACCGTCTCAAATAGGCAATTGTCTCAAGCTCCGCTCGCTGAAGCTTAATGGCAACAAGTTCGGCGGAGGAATTCCTCCGGAGATCAGCAGCCTGGAGTACCTTCAAGACGCATTGGACATCAGCCACAACTCACTAACGGGTGAGATACCCTCACAGTTCAGCAAATTTACGATGCTGCAAATTCTGAATCTTTCACATAATAATTTGTCCGGCGGTCTTCCATCTTCCTTAAGTGCTTTGATCAGCTTATTAATCATTGATGTATCATATAATGAATTGGAGGGGGCTGTGCCTGAGAGCCCAGTCTTCCGGAAAGCTCCGGCGAAGTGGTTTGTCCACAACAAAGGTTTGTGTGGGGTCGTCAAAGGCCTGCCTCCGTGTGTTTCTTATACTGCAAGGAAAGATGATGGAAGCAAGCACCACAGAGCAATTATCTCAGCTATCATTGCTTCCGTGTTCGTCTTATTCATCCTAGTTTTTCTTGGAGCGTTTTTACTGTTccagaagaccaagaaacattcCATGCCTTACGAAGAAAATGGCACCAAAGAAGGCATTGCATTCTGTGTATTTAACTTTGATGGAAGATATGCATACAAGGATATCGTTGCAGCCACAGAGGATTTCAATGAAAAATACTGTATCGGAAGTGGTGCATATGGCAGCGTTTACAGAGCAGAATTAGCAAGCGGGCAGATGCTAGCAGTGAAGAAAATTCACCTGCAGGAAGACGAAACTACATCGAATGAGCAATCCTTTCAAAACGAGATACATACTCTTTCTCAAATTCGACATCGAAATATCGTCAAGCTCTACGGATTCTGCTCCTCTGCTCGACACAAGtttctggtgtacgagtacatggagaGAGGAAGTTTGGGATCCCTCCTCAGAAGCGAAGCAGCAGCTGCCGAACTGGACTGGGTGAAGAGGGTGAACATCGTCAAAGATGTGGCTCGTGCTCTGTCCTACATGCATCATGACTGCGATCAGCCCATTGTTCATCGAGATATAACCACCAACAATATTCTGCTCGATTCAGAACTCAAGGCTTGTGTTTCTGACTTCGGTATTGCTCGACTCCTGAAGCCAGATTCATCAAATTGGAGCATGCTTGCCGGCACATATGGTTACTTGGCACCGG AGCTTGCTTATGCGATGAGAGTGACCACCAAATGCGATGTGTACAGTTTCGGAGTGGTCACGCTTGAGTTGCTAATAGGAGGACATGGGGAAGAACTCGTTTCCGTTCTGTCATCGCCTTCGTCGCCGAAAAACACGCTTGTGAAAGATGTGTTAGACCAGCGTCCATCACTTCCTACGACGGAGGTTGCAGACGAGGTAGCTGCAGTCTTCATGTTGGCACTTTGCTGCGTGGAACATGACCCAGAGTCACGCCCAACAATGAAGCAGGTCTTTGGAACCCTATCGACTCTCGACACACCACCAAGTCTCCCTTCTCTCGATGTGCTCAAGCTTTCTGACTTGATGAATGCTAAAATATGA